The Azospirillum baldaniorum genome contains a region encoding:
- the rmuC gene encoding DNA recombination protein RmuC, with the protein MQFAFDAQSVLLGGLAGALLGAILAGMIVRLYAARAEAEAAAIHAELVTRLDVAERIEGDLREEVEARDHQITRLTGELSAARERQAELSTTLARERASAAEKLALLERAQATLSDSFKALSAEALRSNNQSFLDLAKETLTTFQEQARGDLEKRQTAIADIVAPVRQSLERMDGQIQEMERSRAGAYEGLKQQVLSLVETQSQLRAETGNLVRALRSPVARGRWGEIQLRRVCEMAGMLDHCDFAEQMSVEAAGGRLRPDLVVKLPGGKTIVVDAKTPLEGYLDGVQAADDGARRDGLSRHARHVREHMKQLGTKAYWDQFTDSPEFVVLFLPGENFFSAALEHDPALIEAGIDHRVILATPTTLIALLRAVAYGWRQERLTDSAREISALGAELYKRLHDLGGHMERLGGQLEKAVGSYNGAVGSLESRVLVTARRFRDLHATPDSAEEIPLLEPLDHAPRPLQAPELRAAEPRAAELRATELRAAELRAAARA; encoded by the coding sequence ATGCAGTTCGCGTTCGACGCACAGTCGGTGCTTCTCGGCGGCCTTGCCGGCGCCCTTCTCGGGGCGATCCTCGCCGGCATGATCGTGCGCCTCTACGCCGCACGCGCCGAGGCGGAGGCCGCCGCCATCCACGCCGAACTGGTCACCCGGCTCGACGTGGCCGAGCGAATCGAAGGCGACCTGCGGGAGGAGGTGGAGGCCCGCGACCACCAGATCACCCGGCTGACCGGCGAACTGTCCGCCGCCCGCGAACGGCAGGCGGAGCTGTCCACCACGCTGGCCCGCGAGCGCGCGTCGGCGGCGGAGAAGCTGGCCCTTCTGGAGCGTGCGCAGGCCACCCTGTCCGACAGCTTCAAGGCCCTGTCGGCCGAAGCCCTGCGCTCCAACAACCAGAGCTTCCTCGACCTCGCCAAGGAGACGCTGACGACCTTCCAGGAGCAGGCGCGCGGCGACCTGGAGAAGCGGCAGACCGCCATCGCCGACATCGTCGCCCCGGTGCGCCAGTCGCTGGAGCGCATGGACGGCCAGATCCAGGAGATGGAGCGCAGCCGCGCCGGCGCCTACGAGGGGCTGAAGCAACAGGTGCTGTCGCTGGTGGAAACCCAGTCCCAGCTCCGCGCCGAGACCGGCAACCTCGTCCGCGCCCTGCGCAGCCCGGTGGCCCGCGGCCGCTGGGGCGAGATCCAGCTCCGCCGGGTCTGCGAGATGGCCGGCATGCTGGACCATTGCGACTTCGCGGAGCAGATGAGCGTGGAGGCCGCCGGCGGGCGGCTGCGCCCCGACCTCGTGGTCAAGCTGCCCGGCGGCAAGACCATCGTGGTGGACGCCAAGACGCCGCTGGAGGGCTATCTCGACGGGGTGCAGGCGGCCGACGACGGCGCCCGCCGCGACGGGTTGTCGCGCCACGCCCGCCATGTGCGGGAGCATATGAAGCAGCTCGGCACCAAGGCCTATTGGGACCAGTTCACGGATTCGCCGGAATTCGTCGTGCTGTTCCTGCCCGGCGAGAACTTCTTCTCCGCGGCGCTGGAGCACGACCCGGCGCTGATCGAGGCGGGCATCGACCACCGGGTGATCCTGGCCACCCCGACGACGCTGATCGCGCTGCTGCGCGCCGTTGCCTACGGCTGGCGACAGGAGCGGCTGACCGACAGCGCCCGCGAGATCAGCGCCTTGGGCGCCGAACTCTACAAGCGCCTGCACGACCTGGGCGGCCATATGGAGCGGCTGGGCGGGCAGCTCGAAAAGGCCGTGGGCAGCTACAACGGGGCGGTCGGCAGCCTGGAATCCCGCGTGCTGGTCACCGCCCGCCGCTTTCGCGACCTCCACGCCACCCCGGACAGCGCCGAGGAGATTCCGTTGCTGGAACCGCTGGACCACGCCCCACGCCCGCTCCAGGCGCCGGAACTTCGCGCGGCCGAGCCCCGGGCAGCGGAATTGAGGGCAACAGAATTGAGGGCGGCGGAACTGCGAGCAGCGGCCAGGGCGTAG
- the truA gene encoding tRNA pseudouridine(38-40) synthase TruA, which produces MQRWKLTLEYDGRPFVGWQRQDNGPSVQQTLEEAIERLSGETVRVHTSGRTDAGVHALGQVCHFDLEKPFTGLKLRDALNFHLRPAPVAVLQAEAVPEDFHARMTCLGRSYVFRIVNRRAPLALETGRAWHVMRPLDAEAMHVAAQVLVGQHDFTSFRAALCQANSPVKTLERLAVERVGDEVRVHAAARSFLHHQVRNMVGTLELVGAGKWSADDLRRALEARNRSAAGPTAPPDGLYFVNARY; this is translated from the coding sequence ATGCAGCGCTGGAAACTGACCCTCGAATATGACGGCCGGCCCTTCGTCGGCTGGCAGCGGCAGGACAACGGCCCCTCCGTCCAGCAGACGCTGGAGGAGGCCATAGAGCGCCTGTCCGGCGAAACCGTGCGCGTCCACACCTCCGGACGGACGGACGCCGGGGTGCACGCGCTGGGGCAGGTCTGCCATTTCGATCTGGAAAAGCCCTTCACCGGGCTGAAGCTGCGCGACGCGCTGAACTTCCACCTGAGGCCCGCCCCCGTCGCCGTCCTGCAGGCCGAGGCGGTACCGGAGGATTTCCACGCGCGCATGACCTGCCTGGGGCGCAGCTACGTCTTCCGCATCGTCAACCGCCGCGCCCCGCTCGCCCTGGAGACGGGCCGCGCCTGGCACGTCATGCGGCCGCTGGACGCCGAGGCGATGCACGTGGCCGCGCAGGTCCTGGTCGGCCAGCACGACTTCACCAGCTTCCGCGCCGCGCTCTGCCAAGCCAACTCCCCGGTCAAGACGCTGGAGCGGCTGGCCGTCGAGCGGGTCGGCGACGAGGTCCGGGTGCACGCCGCCGCCCGCTCTTTCCTGCACCATCAGGTGCGCAACATGGTGGGCACGCTGGAGCTGGTCGGTGCCGGCAAGTGGAGCGCCGATGACCTGCGCCGCGCGCTGGAGGCCCGCAACCGCTCCGCCGCCGGGCCGACCGCCCCGCCCGATGGGCTGTATTTCGTCAACGCCCGCTACTGA
- a CDS encoding VOC family protein — protein sequence MFSANIILLYVDSPTASAAFYADLTGKPPVEASPTFAMFALDSGVMLGLWSRHTVEPAASAGPLGGSGEIGFRVGGAEAVQALHDDWVRRGLTIAQPPTAMDFGHTFVALDPDGHRLRVFAPTEA from the coding sequence ATGTTCAGCGCCAACATCATCCTTCTCTATGTGGACAGCCCGACCGCCAGCGCCGCCTTCTACGCCGACCTGACCGGCAAGCCGCCGGTCGAGGCGTCGCCCACCTTCGCCATGTTCGCCCTGGACTCCGGCGTCATGTTGGGGCTGTGGTCGCGCCACACGGTGGAGCCGGCGGCCTCCGCCGGGCCGCTCGGCGGCAGCGGGGAGATCGGCTTCCGGGTGGGCGGTGCCGAGGCGGTGCAGGCCCTTCACGACGACTGGGTGCGGCGCGGCCTGACCATCGCCCAGCCGCCGACCGCCATGGATTTCGGCCACACCTTCGTCGCGCTGGACCCGGACGGGCACCGCCTGCGCGTCTTCGCCCCGACGGAAGCGTGA
- a CDS encoding SDR family NAD(P)-dependent oxidoreductase codes for MPHRKTVILTGASRGIGHATVQRFSAEGWRVISCSREEVPDHCRRDPNWTHHIPTDLSDPDSRARFLEEANRALDGAPLHALINNAGISPKTPIKERLGCLNGAIEGWHRVFELNFFAPLVLARGFAAPLSRAKGAIVNVTSIAGHSVHPFAGSAYSTSKAALSGLTREMAVEFAEIGVRVNAVAPGEIETAMTGPEYDVLIPRIPLKRMGTPEDVAAVIFYLCGPDSGYVTGTEMFITGGQHLY; via the coding sequence ATGCCGCACCGTAAAACCGTCATTCTGACCGGCGCGAGCCGGGGCATCGGCCACGCCACCGTGCAGCGCTTCAGCGCCGAGGGCTGGCGGGTCATTTCCTGTTCCCGCGAGGAGGTGCCGGACCATTGCCGGCGCGATCCGAACTGGACCCACCACATACCGACGGACCTGTCCGATCCGGACAGCCGCGCCCGCTTCCTGGAGGAGGCCAACCGGGCGTTGGACGGGGCGCCGCTGCACGCGTTGATCAACAACGCCGGCATCTCGCCCAAGACGCCGATCAAGGAGCGTCTCGGCTGCCTGAACGGGGCCATCGAAGGCTGGCACCGGGTGTTCGAGCTGAACTTCTTCGCCCCGCTGGTCCTGGCCCGCGGCTTCGCGGCGCCGCTGTCGCGGGCGAAGGGGGCGATCGTCAACGTGACCTCCATCGCCGGCCATTCGGTGCACCCCTTCGCGGGGTCGGCCTATTCGACGTCCAAGGCGGCGCTGTCCGGTCTGACCCGCGAGATGGCCGTGGAGTTCGCCGAGATCGGCGTGCGCGTCAACGCCGTGGCGCCGGGCGAGATCGAAACCGCCATGACCGGGCCGGAATACGACGTGCTGATCCCGCGCATCCCGCTGAAGCGCATGGGCACGCCGGAGGACGTGGCGGCGGTGATCTTCTACCTGTGCGGCCCCGACTCGGGCTACGTCACCGGAACGGAAATGTTCATCACCGGCGGGCAACACCTGTATTGA
- a CDS encoding helix-turn-helix transcriptional regulator — MFAEEEIEALALGIRWVADRADGALGAAAQNALAKIAVVLPRDLRDRMDASALLVGPGEPIVGDGVDLAVVRRAIRSERKLSIAYRDRDGAATERTVWPFALGFFDRLRVMVAWCELRGAIRHFRADRIVSVTALEARYPRRRQALLKEWREAEGIPVR, encoded by the coding sequence ATGTTCGCGGAGGAGGAGATCGAGGCGCTCGCGCTGGGCATCCGCTGGGTGGCCGACCGCGCCGACGGCGCGCTGGGGGCGGCGGCGCAGAACGCGCTCGCCAAGATCGCGGTGGTGCTGCCACGGGACCTCCGCGACCGTATGGACGCCTCCGCGCTGCTCGTCGGGCCGGGAGAGCCGATCGTCGGGGACGGCGTCGACCTCGCCGTCGTCCGGCGGGCCATCCGCAGCGAGCGCAAGCTGTCCATCGCCTACCGCGACCGCGACGGGGCCGCCACCGAGCGCACCGTCTGGCCCTTCGCGCTCGGCTTCTTCGACCGGCTGCGCGTCATGGTCGCGTGGTGCGAGCTGCGCGGGGCGATCCGCCATTTCCGTGCCGACCGCATCGTCTCCGTGACGGCGCTGGAAGCCCGCTACCCGCGGCGGCGGCAGGCGCTGCTGAAGGAATGGCGCGAGGCCGAGGGCATCCCGGTCCGGTGA
- a CDS encoding cold-shock protein → MPVGTVKWFNSTKGYGFIQPDNGGADVFVHISAVERAGLRSLNEGQKVSYEEQRDPKRGKTSAENLKAV, encoded by the coding sequence ATGCCCGTCGGTACCGTCAAGTGGTTCAACAGCACCAAGGGTTATGGCTTCATTCAGCCGGACAACGGTGGTGCGGACGTCTTCGTCCACATCTCCGCGGTCGAGCGTGCGGGCCTGCGCAGCCTGAATGAAGGCCAGAAGGTGTCCTACGAGGAGCAGCGCGATCCGAAGCGCGGCAAGACCTCGGCGGAGAACCTGAAGGCCGTCTGA
- a CDS encoding EVE domain-containing protein, with translation MDRTTASRSWIAVASAEHVRRGRTEGFMQVCHGKAAPLRRIRPGDRVAYYSPTERFQGKDRLQSFTAVGIVRDGTPYPFDMGGGFVPFRRDVRWLDGRETPILPLLDRLDFSAGVRNWGYPFRFGLFTVTDRDLDTIAAAMGADLP, from the coding sequence ATGGATCGGACCACCGCCAGCCGCAGCTGGATCGCCGTCGCCTCCGCCGAGCATGTCCGGCGGGGGCGGACGGAGGGCTTCATGCAGGTCTGCCACGGCAAGGCGGCGCCGCTGCGCCGCATCCGTCCGGGGGACCGCGTCGCCTACTATTCGCCGACCGAGCGCTTCCAGGGAAAGGACCGCCTGCAGTCCTTCACCGCCGTGGGGATCGTGCGGGACGGCACGCCTTACCCGTTCGACATGGGCGGGGGCTTCGTTCCCTTCCGCCGCGACGTGCGGTGGCTGGACGGGCGGGAGACGCCGATCCTGCCCCTGCTCGACCGGCTGGACTTCTCCGCCGGGGTGCGGAATTGGGGCTATCCGTTCCGCTTCGGGCTGTTCACGGTCACCGACCGCGACCTGGACACCATCGCCGCAGCCATGGGGGCGGACCTTCCCTGA
- the def gene encoding peptide deformylase: MAVLDILVAPHPVLKQKAKPVDKVDARIAKLMDDMVETMYAAKGIGLAAPQIGILERVIVVDVHDKDEKPNPIRLANPEIVWKSDETSVCEEGCLSVPDQYAEVTRPSSVRVRYLDETNETREIEADGMLATCIQHEIDHLNGVLFVDYLSMLKRNMILRKVQKMQRA; encoded by the coding sequence ATGGCCGTTCTCGATATCCTCGTCGCCCCGCACCCCGTCCTGAAGCAGAAGGCGAAGCCCGTCGACAAGGTCGACGCCCGCATCGCCAAGCTGATGGACGACATGGTCGAGACCATGTACGCCGCGAAGGGCATCGGCCTCGCCGCGCCGCAGATCGGCATCCTGGAGCGGGTGATCGTCGTGGACGTGCACGACAAGGACGAGAAGCCGAACCCCATCCGCCTCGCCAACCCGGAAATCGTCTGGAAATCGGACGAGACCTCGGTGTGCGAGGAGGGCTGCCTGTCGGTGCCCGACCAGTATGCCGAGGTCACCCGCCCGTCGTCGGTCCGCGTCCGCTATCTGGACGAGACCAACGAGACGCGCGAGATCGAGGCCGACGGCATGCTGGCCACCTGCATCCAGCACGAGATCGACCATCTGAACGGCGTGCTGTTCGTCGACTACCTGTCGATGCTGAAGCGCAACATGATCCTGCGCAAAGTCCAGAAGATGCAGCGCGCCTAA
- a CDS encoding ChaN family lipoprotein yields the protein MLPRLMAVLLLSGGLLASLGDTATAQAAARTDACVPPGGWADAAARPLNAADLLRRAAASPAVLLGERHDNADHHRWQLHSLAALHALNPDLAVGMEMFPRSVQPVLDRWSAGQLTEAELLRETNWPKVWGYDARFYLPILHFARMNRLPVVALNVDRGLVSRTAREGWAAVPANEREGVGDPAPPPASYTERLRQVMAAHGPGERRSGSFERFVEAQSVWDRAMAERIAETHRQTNRTVVAILGQGHIEGRDGVPHQLADLGIRNSVVLLPWDEDRPCAELDGRIADAVYGLGESEAPAETPRPRLGVMLEPGPDGVRVRSVTEGSVAAAAGLTAGDLVVAAAGSPVREATDLTTVVQRQAPGTWLPLTVKREQGTAELVAKFPASPTVE from the coding sequence GTGCTCCCCCGTTTGATGGCCGTCCTTCTGCTCTCCGGCGGCCTGCTGGCCAGCCTGGGCGACACGGCTACGGCGCAGGCCGCCGCCCGAACCGACGCCTGCGTGCCGCCCGGCGGCTGGGCCGACGCCGCCGCGCGCCCGCTGAACGCCGCCGACCTGCTGCGCCGCGCCGCGGCGTCGCCCGCCGTGCTGCTGGGGGAGCGGCACGACAACGCCGACCACCACCGCTGGCAGCTTCACAGCCTGGCGGCGCTGCACGCGCTGAACCCCGATCTGGCGGTCGGCATGGAGATGTTCCCGCGCAGCGTCCAGCCGGTCCTCGACCGCTGGAGCGCCGGGCAACTGACCGAGGCGGAGCTGCTGCGCGAGACCAACTGGCCGAAGGTCTGGGGCTACGACGCGCGCTTCTACCTGCCGATCCTGCATTTCGCCCGGATGAACCGGCTGCCGGTGGTCGCGCTGAACGTCGACCGCGGGCTGGTCAGCCGCACCGCACGCGAGGGCTGGGCCGCCGTTCCCGCCAACGAACGCGAAGGCGTGGGCGACCCGGCCCCTCCCCCGGCCTCCTACACCGAGCGGCTGCGCCAAGTGATGGCCGCCCACGGCCCGGGTGAGCGCCGCTCCGGCAGTTTCGAACGCTTCGTCGAGGCGCAATCCGTCTGGGACCGCGCCATGGCCGAGCGGATCGCCGAGACCCACCGCCAGACCAACCGCACCGTCGTCGCCATCCTGGGCCAGGGGCACATCGAAGGGCGCGACGGCGTGCCCCACCAGCTGGCCGATCTGGGCATCCGGAACAGCGTCGTCCTGCTGCCCTGGGACGAGGACCGCCCCTGCGCCGAGCTGGACGGGCGGATCGCCGACGCGGTCTACGGGCTGGGCGAGAGCGAGGCGCCGGCCGAGACGCCGCGCCCCCGGCTGGGCGTGATGCTGGAGCCGGGACCGGACGGGGTGCGCGTGCGCTCCGTCACCGAGGGCAGCGTCGCCGCCGCCGCCGGCCTGACGGCGGGCGACCTCGTGGTTGCGGCGGCAGGGTCCCCGGTGCGCGAAGCCACCGACCTGACGACGGTGGTGCAGCGCCAGGCTCCCGGCACATGGCTGCCGCTGACCGTGAAGCGCGAGCAGGGCACGGCGGAGCTGGTGGCGAAATTTCCCGCTTCGCCCACGGTGGAATAA
- the fmt gene encoding methionyl-tRNA formyltransferase: MTPLRLVFMGTPDFAVPSLRALADAGHEVVCVYSQPPRPAGRGQQVQKSPVHRFAEERGIPVRTPKSLRNAEAQAEFAELKADAAVVAAYGLILPQPILDAPRLGCLNVHGSLLPRWRGAAPIQRSILAGDAETGITIMQMDIGLDTGAMLLKDAVPITAETTASSLHDALADMGARLIVEALDGLAAGRLTAEPQPEAGVTYAAKLTREDGRLDWTRDAAYVERQVRALTPWPGCWFDAPTPTGGVERIKILKAEPVPDARKAAPGTLLDDRLTVACSDGAVRLTLVQRPGKAPVDGAALLRGFALPVGTRLGDAACSAGN, from the coding sequence ATGACGCCGCTCCGCCTCGTTTTCATGGGCACGCCGGACTTCGCCGTGCCCAGCCTGCGCGCCCTGGCCGATGCCGGGCACGAGGTGGTCTGCGTCTACAGCCAGCCGCCCCGCCCGGCCGGGCGCGGGCAGCAGGTCCAGAAATCCCCGGTCCACCGCTTCGCCGAGGAACGCGGCATCCCCGTGCGCACGCCCAAGTCGCTGCGCAACGCCGAGGCCCAGGCGGAGTTCGCCGAGCTGAAGGCCGACGCCGCGGTGGTCGCCGCCTACGGTCTGATCCTGCCGCAGCCGATCCTCGACGCGCCGCGGCTGGGCTGCCTGAACGTGCACGGCTCGCTGCTGCCGCGCTGGCGCGGGGCCGCCCCGATCCAGCGCTCGATCCTGGCCGGCGACGCCGAGACCGGCATCACCATCATGCAGATGGACATCGGGCTGGACACCGGGGCCATGCTGCTGAAGGACGCGGTGCCAATCACCGCCGAGACCACCGCCAGCAGCCTGCACGACGCGCTGGCCGACATGGGCGCCCGCCTGATCGTCGAGGCGCTCGACGGCCTTGCCGCCGGCCGCCTGACCGCCGAGCCGCAGCCCGAGGCGGGCGTGACCTACGCCGCCAAGCTGACGCGCGAGGATGGCCGGCTCGACTGGACGCGCGACGCCGCCTATGTGGAGCGGCAGGTCCGCGCGCTCACCCCCTGGCCCGGCTGCTGGTTCGACGCCCCGACGCCGACCGGCGGGGTGGAGCGCATCAAGATTCTGAAGGCCGAACCGGTCCCCGACGCCCGCAAGGCGGCCCCCGGCACGCTGCTGGACGACCGTCTGACCGTGGCCTGTTCCGACGGCGCCGTGCGTCTCACCCTGGTGCAGCGGCCCGGCAAGGCCCCGGTGGACGGCGCCGCCCTGCTGCGCGGCTTCGCCCTGCCCGTCGGCACCCGTCTCGGCGACGCCGCATGCAGCGCTGGAAACTGA
- a CDS encoding branched-chain amino acid ABC transporter permease: MHRRPPRLFPPFLLLIVALLLTGCGVDGDQAALCRKLIPAFDSGPVTILDTEALGGDEPALRLTYRTDNGGAETGTHWIACRFGGRFFDSRRHELVAVATDRMGRLRPMQFTMLRVWAGLPAARLGLPPESSGPEPQPRTDWAPLLFFLQQLINAATVACVYGLLALGYTLVYGILGQINLAMGELTMIGAMLTAMGAAALGMAGLGSLPLAVLGVFATVMAFTAVQGWTMDRLVFRRLRRTHNHTPLIAAVGLSIAYQEGMRLLHGARDWWPAQFLADRHELLSDGAFTVTALTSQAVILLMTGGLYALLWAIMQRTAYGRAHRACADDVGAAELVGVDVDRTVATTFAVGGALAAAAGAVIALYYGGVNFYTGYLVGFKALAAAVVGGIGSVPGAMLGGALLGLVETFWSAYFAIAYKDIVAFGLLTLFLIYRPDGLMGHRRGRGD; encoded by the coding sequence GTGCACCGCCGTCCGCCACGCCTGTTCCCACCGTTCCTTCTGCTGATCGTCGCGCTGCTGCTGACCGGCTGCGGCGTGGACGGCGATCAGGCCGCTCTGTGCCGCAAGCTGATCCCCGCCTTCGACTCCGGCCCCGTCACCATCTTGGACACGGAGGCGCTGGGCGGCGACGAGCCCGCGTTGCGCCTGACCTACCGCACGGACAACGGCGGCGCAGAAACGGGCACCCACTGGATCGCCTGCCGCTTCGGCGGACGCTTCTTCGACTCGCGCCGGCACGAACTGGTGGCGGTGGCGACCGACCGCATGGGGCGGCTGCGGCCCATGCAATTCACCATGCTGCGCGTCTGGGCCGGCCTTCCCGCCGCCCGCCTCGGCCTGCCGCCGGAGTCGAGCGGACCGGAACCGCAACCGCGGACGGACTGGGCGCCGCTGCTGTTCTTCCTGCAACAGCTCATCAACGCGGCCACGGTGGCCTGCGTCTACGGGCTGCTGGCGCTGGGCTACACGCTGGTCTACGGCATCCTCGGGCAGATCAACCTCGCCATGGGCGAGCTGACGATGATCGGCGCCATGCTGACCGCCATGGGGGCGGCGGCGCTGGGCATGGCCGGGCTGGGCAGCCTTCCGCTGGCGGTGCTGGGAGTCTTCGCCACGGTGATGGCCTTCACCGCCGTCCAGGGCTGGACCATGGACCGGCTGGTGTTCCGCCGCCTGCGCCGCACCCACAACCACACGCCGCTGATCGCCGCCGTCGGCCTGTCCATCGCCTATCAGGAGGGGATGCGGCTCCTGCACGGCGCCCGCGACTGGTGGCCCGCCCAGTTTCTGGCCGACCGGCACGAGTTGCTCAGCGACGGCGCCTTCACCGTCACCGCCCTGACCTCGCAGGCGGTGATCCTGCTGATGACCGGCGGGCTCTACGCCCTGCTGTGGGCGATCATGCAGCGCACCGCCTACGGCCGCGCCCACCGCGCCTGCGCCGACGACGTGGGGGCCGCCGAACTGGTCGGGGTGGATGTGGACCGCACCGTCGCCACCACCTTCGCGGTGGGCGGCGCGCTGGCCGCGGCGGCGGGGGCGGTGATCGCGCTCTATTACGGCGGGGTGAATTTCTACACGGGCTATCTGGTGGGATTCAAGGCGCTGGCCGCCGCGGTGGTCGGCGGCATCGGGTCGGTCCCCGGCGCCATGCTGGGCGGCGCCCTGCTGGGGCTGGTCGAGACTTTCTGGTCAGCCTATTTCGCCATCGCCTACAAGGATATCGTGGCCTTCGGCCTGCTCACCCTCTTCCTGATCTACCGCCCGGACGGGCTGATGGGCCATCGCCGCGGGCGGGGGGATTGA
- the leuC gene encoding 3-isopropylmalate dehydratase large subunit, protein MSKPRTLFDKIWDSHVVHRQDDGTCILYIDRHLVHEVTSPQAFEGLRLAGRPVRRPEATLAVPDHNVPTTDRSKGIVEEESRIQVETLDKNARDFGVRYFPMDDVRQGIVHIVGPEQGFTLPGATIVCGDSHTATHGAFGALAFGIGTSEVEHVLATQTLLQKPAKNMLVRVDGELPAGVTAKDIVLAIIGRIGTAGGTGHVIEFAGDAIRGLSMEGRMTVCNMAIEGGARAGLIAPDEKTFEYVKGRALAPKAGAWEQAVEYWKTLPSDEGAVYDTTVVLNAADIVPQVTWGTSPEDVLPITATVPNPADVADAGKRAAVERSLAYMGLEPGQKLTDVKVDTVFIGSCTNGRIEDLRAAAVIAQGRKVAEGVRALVVPGSGLVKDQAEEEGLDKIFTEAGFEWREPGCSMCLAMNADRLSPGERSASTSNRNFEGRQGRGGRTHLLSPAMAAAAAVTGHLTDVRSL, encoded by the coding sequence ATGTCCAAGCCGCGCACCCTGTTCGACAAGATTTGGGACAGCCACGTCGTCCACCGTCAGGACGACGGCACCTGCATCCTCTACATCGACCGCCATCTGGTCCATGAAGTGACCAGCCCGCAGGCGTTCGAGGGGCTGCGGCTTGCCGGCCGTCCGGTGCGCCGTCCGGAAGCGACCCTCGCCGTTCCCGACCACAACGTGCCGACTACCGACCGCTCCAAGGGCATCGTCGAGGAGGAAAGCCGCATCCAGGTCGAGACGCTGGACAAGAACGCGCGCGACTTCGGCGTCCGCTACTTCCCGATGGACGACGTCCGCCAGGGCATCGTGCACATCGTCGGTCCGGAGCAGGGCTTCACGCTGCCCGGCGCCACCATCGTCTGCGGCGACAGCCACACGGCGACGCACGGTGCCTTCGGCGCGCTCGCCTTCGGCATCGGCACGTCGGAGGTGGAGCATGTTCTGGCCACCCAGACCCTGCTGCAGAAGCCGGCCAAGAACATGCTGGTCCGCGTCGACGGCGAGCTGCCGGCCGGCGTGACCGCCAAGGACATCGTGCTGGCGATCATCGGCCGGATCGGCACCGCCGGCGGTACCGGCCACGTCATCGAGTTCGCCGGCGACGCCATCCGCGGCCTGTCGATGGAAGGCCGCATGACCGTCTGCAACATGGCCATCGAGGGCGGCGCCCGCGCCGGCCTGATCGCCCCGGACGAGAAGACCTTCGAGTATGTGAAGGGCCGCGCCCTGGCCCCGAAGGCCGGCGCCTGGGAGCAGGCGGTGGAATACTGGAAGACCCTGCCGTCGGACGAGGGCGCGGTCTACGACACCACCGTCGTGCTGAACGCCGCCGACATCGTTCCGCAGGTCACCTGGGGCACCAGCCCGGAGGACGTGCTGCCGATCACCGCGACCGTGCCGAACCCGGCCGACGTGGCCGACGCCGGCAAGCGCGCCGCCGTCGAGCGCTCGCTGGCCTACATGGGCCTGGAGCCCGGCCAGAAGCTGACCGACGTGAAGGTGGACACCGTCTTCATCGGCTCCTGCACCAACGGCCGTATCGAGGATTTGCGCGCCGCCGCGGTGATCGCCCAGGGCCGCAAGGTCGCCGAGGGCGTGCGCGCCCTGGTCGTCCCGGGCTCCGGTCTGGTGAAGGATCAGGCGGAGGAAGAGGGCCTGGACAAGATCTTCACCGAGGCCGGCTTCGAGTGGCGTGAGCCGGGCTGTTCCATGTGCCTCGCCATGAACGCCGACCGCCTGTCGCCGGGCGAGCGCAGCGCCTCGACCTCCAACCGCAACTTCGAGGGCCGCCAGGGCCGCGGCGGGCGCACCCACTTGCTCAGCCCGGCCATGGCCGCCGCGGCGGCGGTGACCGGGCACCTGACCGACGTGCGCAGCCTGTAA
- a CDS encoding NUDIX hydrolase, whose product MPDDPSSSSGLPAGPLKGPRVRTIPPGEDRERLTCPDCGYIAYQNPLIVVGSVATWEDRILLCRRAIEPRKGYWTLPAGFMEERESTMEGAAREAWEEARAKIAIDSLLAVYDIPRISQVQMIFRARLLSPDVSAGPESQEVGLFRWEEIPWDDLAFPTVQWALREHRSRLGRQDFAPAVNPTPDVLAQWERML is encoded by the coding sequence ATGCCCGACGATCCGTCCTCCTCCTCCGGTCTTCCTGCCGGCCCCCTCAAGGGCCCCCGCGTCCGCACCATCCCGCCCGGCGAGGACCGCGAGCGGCTGACCTGTCCGGACTGCGGCTACATCGCCTACCAGAACCCGCTGATCGTCGTCGGGTCGGTGGCGACGTGGGAGGACCGCATCCTGCTGTGCCGCCGCGCCATCGAACCGCGCAAGGGCTACTGGACGCTGCCCGCCGGCTTCATGGAGGAACGGGAGAGCACCATGGAGGGCGCCGCCCGCGAGGCGTGGGAGGAGGCGCGGGCCAAAATCGCCATCGACTCGCTGCTGGCCGTCTACGACATCCCGCGCATCAGCCAGGTGCAGATGATCTTCCGCGCCCGGCTGCTGTCGCCGGACGTGTCCGCCGGGCCGGAGAGCCAGGAGGTCGGGCTGTTCCGCTGGGAGGAGATCCCTTGGGACGATCTGGCCTTCCCGACCGTCCAGTGGGCCTTGCGCGAGCACCGGTCGCGGCTGGGCCGCCAGGACTTCGCCCCGGCGGTGAACCCCACGCCGGACGTGCTGGCGCAGTGGGAGCGCATGCTCTAG